Proteins from a genomic interval of Chanos chanos chromosome 3, fChaCha1.1, whole genome shotgun sequence:
- the timm21 gene encoding mitochondrial import inner membrane translocase subunit Tim21 isoform X2, whose translation MAEAVQLPSYSQRRRSRPQTRPVLQKLTEPLPDLSKLTLKHSRLIHVGSRLRNTGESGQKDSSKVSISKSQPPPPGLSATQKVKQAGKDFTYLIVVLIGLGVTGGLLYVVFQELFSSSSPSKIYGKAFNKCRSHPEVIGAFGEPIKGYGETTRRGRRQQVSHVEYLKDGLKHMRLKFYIEGSEPGIKGTVHSESKENPETGKYEFRYIFVDVDSYPRRTIVVEDNR comes from the exons ATGGCCGAGGCCGTGCAACTTCCTTCCTACTCACAGAGGCGAAGATCCAGACCTCAGACA AGACCTGTCTTGCAGAAACTGACTGAACCATTACCCGACTTGTCCAAACTGACGTTAAAACATAGTCGGCTGATCCATGTCGGCAGCAGGTTGCGAAATACTGGGGAGTCCGGTCAGAAGGACTCTAGTAAGGTGTCTATATCGAAAAGCCAGCCGCCTCCTCCTGGACTGTCAGCGACACAGAAAG TTAAGCAGGCAGGCAAAGATTTCACTTACTTGATAGTTGTGCTCATTGGCCTTGGAGTAACAG GTGGTCTTTTATACGTGGTTTTTCAAGAATTGTTTTCATCATCAAGTCCAAGCAAAATCTATGGGAAAGCTTTCAACAAATGCAGATCACATCCTGAG GTCATTGGGGCCTTTGGGGAACCTATTAAGGGCTATGGAGAGACCACTCGCCGTGGTAGAAGGCAACAAGTTAG TCACGTCGAGTACCTAAAGGATGGACTAAAACACATGAGGCTGAAGTTTTACATTGAAGGCTCAGAGCCTGGAATCAAAGGGACTGTACATTCAGAATCTAAAGAG AATCCTGAAACTGGAAAGTATGAATTCAGATACATATTTGTGGACGTGGACTCTTATCCCAGGAGGACAATCGTGGTGGAAGACAACAGATAG
- the timm21 gene encoding mitochondrial import inner membrane translocase subunit Tim21 isoform X1, protein MAYSFIFKIANPKFQFGRTTKSILQTCNRVNSVLPIHISSVAQRPVLQKLTEPLPDLSKLTLKHSRLIHVGSRLRNTGESGQKDSSKVSISKSQPPPPGLSATQKVKQAGKDFTYLIVVLIGLGVTGGLLYVVFQELFSSSSPSKIYGKAFNKCRSHPEVIGAFGEPIKGYGETTRRGRRQQVSHVEYLKDGLKHMRLKFYIEGSEPGIKGTVHSESKENPETGKYEFRYIFVDVDSYPRRTIVVEDNR, encoded by the exons ATGGCCTATTCTTTTATATTCAAAATTGCAAATCCCAAATTTCAGTTTGGTAGAACAACAAAAAGTATACTGCAGACATGTAACCGGGTGAATAGCGTCTTGCCAATTCATATATCGTCCGTTGCACAGAGACCTGTCTTGCAGAAACTGACTGAACCATTACCCGACTTGTCCAAACTGACGTTAAAACATAGTCGGCTGATCCATGTCGGCAGCAGGTTGCGAAATACTGGGGAGTCCGGTCAGAAGGACTCTAGTAAGGTGTCTATATCGAAAAGCCAGCCGCCTCCTCCTGGACTGTCAGCGACACAGAAAG TTAAGCAGGCAGGCAAAGATTTCACTTACTTGATAGTTGTGCTCATTGGCCTTGGAGTAACAG GTGGTCTTTTATACGTGGTTTTTCAAGAATTGTTTTCATCATCAAGTCCAAGCAAAATCTATGGGAAAGCTTTCAACAAATGCAGATCACATCCTGAG GTCATTGGGGCCTTTGGGGAACCTATTAAGGGCTATGGAGAGACCACTCGCCGTGGTAGAAGGCAACAAGTTAG TCACGTCGAGTACCTAAAGGATGGACTAAAACACATGAGGCTGAAGTTTTACATTGAAGGCTCAGAGCCTGGAATCAAAGGGACTGTACATTCAGAATCTAAAGAG AATCCTGAAACTGGAAAGTATGAATTCAGATACATATTTGTGGACGTGGACTCTTATCCCAGGAGGACAATCGTGGTGGAAGACAACAGATAG